CGACGCCGAATCGTTGCCCATACCACGTCTGTTTGGGAGCGACGGGTTATAATTTTGCACGCACGCTGACACCGGCGGCCCGAGACCGAACCTTTCACGCCAGTAGAGTCCCTCGACCGGGACATGAACGGCCACGAGACCGACGGCGGGACAGGGCTGTCCGAGAAGGCCACGTTCGCACTGGTACTGACCGGCGGCGTCGTCATCCCCGGACTGGCCAACTACGCGCTCGCGGCGGCCGGCTACGACAGGCTCGGCAGTCTGGCGTGGGCGCTGGGCTACGCCGGGGCCATCCTGCTGATCTGGTACGTCTGGGTCCGCCCACTGGACCTGACCGGACCCACGTAACTGTGGGCTCGTAACGGAAGTTTTTAGGCCGCTACAGGGTCAGTCCTAGCCAAGAATGCTCGCGCTACCGCTGCAGGTAATCGACAACTTCCTGCTCCAGTACAACGTCGGGCAGGCACTGTTGCTGATCTTTATCCTGTCTGCCCTGGCAGCCCTGCCGCTGAAATCCCAGCGTGTCTACGCCATGCAGTTCCTGGGCTTCGGGCTCCTGTTCCTGCTGACACCCCAGAGCATGCTCGAAGCCACCTACTGGAAGTTCCTGGGTCTCGCCCTGCTCGTGCTGGCCCCGATGGTGTACATGACCGCCAAACGCTGATCAGTCGAGTTTTTCCAGGCCCGCGAAGAAATCCAGCGGCGGCCCCGCCACTCTGACCGGTTTCTCTGCCCGTTCGAGTGACACCGTCGCCGGCGGCGTCACCGTCTCGTTCGTCCGCCCGTCCCCGACCACGATCGCTCGCCCTCCGTTCTCGATTGTCACTTCGATCTCGCTGTCGTCGTCGACCACCAGCGGCGGCATCTCCGACTCGCCGGCCATCTCCGTGACGATCAGCCCGGACACGTCCGGGTGGACGAGCGGCCCGTCCTCGCTGAGATTGTACGCGGTACTTCCCGTCGGCGTCGCGATCAACACGCCGTCGGCGTGGCCCTCGGTGTAGGTCGCCCCGTCGACCGTCACCTCGAAGTCGATCCCCTGTCCGTGCCCGCGCTGCTCGCCGAGGACGGCGACCTCGTTGATCGCCGGCGGGATCGTCCAGCCGTCGCCGCGGGCCCGCAGTCGGTGCATCGACCGGGTGTCGGCCGCGCCGTCCTCGCGGATCCGCCGGACCACGTCTCCGACGACCTCGACGGCTTCGTCGGGTGAAACTGCGTTCAGGAAGCCGACTTCGCCGAGGTTGACGCCCATGATCGGCGTCGTCCCCGCGCCGCGGGCGGCGAAGAGGAAGGTGCCGTCGCCGCCGATGCTGACCACCAGGTCGCGGCGCTCCATCTCGTCGACTGGAACGCCCTCGACCCCGGTCACTCCCTCGCTGTCGAGCCGTCTCGCTGTCGTCTCGTCGACGACAGTCGGCACGTCCTCGTCGTCGAGGTGCGTCCGGAGCTCGTTGGCCAGCGCGGCGGCGCGGGGATTGTCTCGCTGGGCGACGATGCCGACGTTCATCCGTCTCGGGGTTGGCAACGGGTCACCATAAACCGGGCGGACCCGACCCGTCCGGACGGGCGTTTCGGGACGTGAGCGTCGGGCAACATTAATCACGCAGCGTACCCAGAGTCGGGTATGGCCACCCGGCCGTCGGTGCATCGCCCATGAGCGAGGACGACGACTGGTTCGAGAGCGCCGTCGGTGACGGTGACGACGACACCGACAGCGACGACACCGATTTCACCGACGACGGGAGCGACGATGCTGACGGCGAGGGGTCGCCGTTCGACGCGGACGAATCCGCCAGGAGCGACGACGGCGGTGACGGCTCGCCGTTCGACGGCGGGAGCGATAGCCCGTTCGAGGGCGGCGACGACAGCGGCGGCTTCGGCGACGGCAGCGCCGACGAGGGAGCGACCCCGTTCGGTGGTGACGACGCCGCCTTCGCCGAGACCGACGGCGCGAGCGATGAGACCCCGTTCGGCGGCGGAAGCGACGACGACAGCCCCTTCGGCGGCGGGGGCGAGGCCGGCGGCGACGGCGAACTGTTCGACGACGACTTCGCCTCCGCGTTCGGGTCCGCCGGCGGCGGTGGCGGCGGTGGCAGCAGCGAGTTCGACGACGAGGACTTCGAGTCCGACCTCCCCCGACTGGACCTGGGAATCGAGGGACTGGACAACATGATCCAGGGTGGGATTCCCCGCCGACACCTCATCGTCACCATCGGGTCGGCAGGGACCGGCAAGACGACCTTCGGCCTCCAGTTTCTCCACCACGGCCTGGAAAAGGAGGACACCGAGAAAGCCGTGTTCATCACGCTCGAACAGAGCCACGACGCCATCATGGCCACCGCGGACGAACACGACTGGAACTTCGAGCGCCACGAAGAGGAGGACGACCTCGCCATCATCGACCTGGACCCCGTCGAGATGGCCAACAGCCTCCAGAACATCCAGGCCGAACTCCCCGAACTCATCGAGGACTTCGGCGCCGACAGGCTGGTGCTCGACTCCGTGTCGCTGCTGGAGATGATGTACAACGACCAGGCCAAACGCCGGACCCAGGTGTTCGACTTCACTCGCTCGCTGAAGAAGGCCGGCGTCACCACCATGCTCACCTCCGAGGCCAGCGAGTCCCACGAGTACGCCTCCCGCCACGGCATCATCGAGTACCTCACCGACGCCGTCGTTCACCTCCGGTACGTCCGCCAGGAGACCCGCGAGACCCGCATGGCCGTCGAGATCCAGAAGATCCGCAACGC
This Halorientalis sp. IM1011 DNA region includes the following protein-coding sequences:
- a CDS encoding NAD(+)/NADH kinase, producing the protein MNVGIVAQRDNPRAAALANELRTHLDDEDVPTVVDETTARRLDSEGVTGVEGVPVDEMERRDLVVSIGGDGTFLFAARGAGTTPIMGVNLGEVGFLNAVSPDEAVEVVGDVVRRIREDGAADTRSMHRLRARGDGWTIPPAINEVAVLGEQRGHGQGIDFEVTVDGATYTEGHADGVLIATPTGSTAYNLSEDGPLVHPDVSGLIVTEMAGESEMPPLVVDDDSEIEVTIENGGRAIVVGDGRTNETVTPPATVSLERAEKPVRVAGPPLDFFAGLEKLD
- a CDS encoding KaiC domain-containing protein, whose protein sequence is MSEDDDWFESAVGDGDDDTDSDDTDFTDDGSDDADGEGSPFDADESARSDDGGDGSPFDGGSDSPFEGGDDSGGFGDGSADEGATPFGGDDAAFAETDGASDETPFGGGSDDDSPFGGGGEAGGDGELFDDDFASAFGSAGGGGGGGSSEFDDEDFESDLPRLDLGIEGLDNMIQGGIPRRHLIVTIGSAGTGKTTFGLQFLHHGLEKEDTEKAVFITLEQSHDAIMATADEHDWNFERHEEEDDLAIIDLDPVEMANSLQNIQAELPELIEDFGADRLVLDSVSLLEMMYNDQAKRRTQVFDFTRSLKKAGVTTMLTSEASESHEYASRHGIIEYLTDAVVHLRYVRQETRETRMAVEIQKIRNANHSRETKPYEITDEGISVYQQANIF